A portion of the Zymoseptoria tritici IPO323 chromosome 8, whole genome shotgun sequence genome contains these proteins:
- a CDS encoding acidic nuclear protein (Nuclear.Theoretical pI: 4.41 No reliable hits with protein databases, neither with hypothetical(not significant). Matches occur only at glutamic treches. Probable M graminicola specific protein(novel gene). Specific transcription factor?) — translation MPLYHRMRFLLLFAACSDDWYEADDAIARCENIWQSTRSYHTPGADERVDDGLYEVRQLLDTMRRDLDLKPRVLIDREVEEENEDVDMAEDSEEEAEEEEDEEVDEEEEYDEDDFTAPVSVKSGLEILPKALDPQGSVPSESKPPILPELKARSTSGFDAVFNHWKELENAESADDSGRIGNKSKKPFRSIGVPKDQVIVEEKGAMEGKAGVEEDEREVKIEPEADKTEREVEIEKMHRVSEMPLRSANIRVPKRE, via the coding sequence ATGCCCCTCTACCATCGTATGCGATTTTTACTCCTCTTCGCTGCATGCTCCGACGACTGGTATGAGGCAGACGATGCCATCGCCCGCTGCGAGAACATTTGGCAGTCGACGAGAAGCTATCACACACCCGGCGCGGATGAGCGCGTCGACGATGGACTGTACGAAGTGCGCCAATTGCTCGACACGATGCGCCGTGATCTGGATCTGAAGCCGCGGGTACTGATCGATCGagaggtcgaagaggagaaCGAAGACGTCGATATGGCGGAGGAttccgaggaggaggccgaggaggaggaggacgaggaggtggacgaggaggaagaatatgacgaggacgatttcACTGCCCCAGTGAGCGTGAAGTCCGGTCTGGAGATTTTGCCGAAAGCTTTGGACCCGCAAGGATCGGTACCATCGGAATCCAAGCCGCCGATCCTCCCCGAACTCAAAGCTCGCAGCACCTCCGGGTTTGACGCAGTCTTTAACCACTGGAAAGAGTTGGAGAACGCTGAGAGCGCAGATGACAGCGGCCGGATCGGtaacaagagcaagaagccgTTTCGGTCGATCGGCGTGCCAAAAGATCAAGTCATTGTCGAGGAGAAAGGCGCGATGGAAGGCAAAGCcggtgtcgaggaggacgaaaGAGAAGTCAAGATCGAGCCAGAGGCAGACAAGACAGAGCGGGAGGTGGAAATCGAGAAGATGCACAGAGTGTCAGAGATGCCTTTGCGTTCCGCAAACATTCGCGTACCAAAGCGTGAGTGA